In Acidobacteriota bacterium, the sequence ACCCCTTCCCGTCGGCCTGCGCGCGGGTGTGCCACCACCCCTGCGAGTCGGTGTGCCGCGCGGGGGCCACCGGGGGTGAACCGATCGCCATCCGGAGCCTGAAGCGCTTCGTGGTCGACACCGTCGTCCCCGAGGCGGAGACCGCGGTGATCGTCCCGCGGGCGGACGCGGCCCGCATCGCCGTCGTCGGTGCCGGTCCCGCGGGGATGGCGGCCGCCGGCGACCTCTCGCGGATGGGGCACGAGGTGACGGTGTTCGAAAGGGAGACGCAGGCGGGCGGCATGCTCATGGCCGCGATCCCCGAATACCGGCTGCCGCGCGAAGGGCTCAAGCGCGAGATCGCCCGGCTGCTCAACCCCAATATCGAGATGCGCTACGGGCAGGCGCTGGGGCGGGACTTCACCCTGGACCGGCTGTTCGCCGACGGCTACAAGGCGGTGTTCGTGGCCACGGGCGCGCACGGCAGCAAGAAGCTGGATCTACCCGGGGAAGAGGCGGCCGGGATCGTTCCGGGCGTCCGGTTCCTGAAAGCCTACAACCTCGAGGGGAAAGCGATGGCCCGGGGGCGCGTCGGCGTCATCGGCGGGGGCAACAGCGCAATGGACGCCGCCCGGGTAGCCGTGCGGCAGCCCGGGGTGGAGAGCGTGACCGTTTTCTACCGCCGCACCCGGGAGAGCATGCCGGCCTACGCGGAGGAGATCGCGGCCGGGCTGGAGGAGGGGGTCGTGCTGGAGACACTGGTGACTCCCGTGGCCGTCGAGCGCGAGGAGGGGCGCCTTTCGGGGCTCCGGCTGCTGCGCAACGGGCTCGGGGCCCCGGACGCCTCGGGGCGGCAGAAGCCGGTACCGATCGAGGGCTCGGAGTTCGGGGTGCCGCTCGACACCCTGATCGTGGCCATCAGCGAGGAACCGGAGACGGAGGGGCTCGAGGGCCTCGGCTTCAGTTCCTGGGGCACCGTCGAGGCCCACCCCGAGACCTGGGCCACGGGCCGGGACGGGGTGTTCGCCGGGGGGGACGTCGTCACCGGCCCCAGCACGGTGATCGGGTCGATCGCCTCGGGCCGGAAGGCGGCGGTGATGATCGATCGCTACGTTTCCGGAAAGCTGATGAAGGTCCTCCCGAAGGTCCAGCTCCCCACGGTCTATATCCAGCCGGTCGGGGAAGTGGACGAGGAGGGGCAGGACCTGCCGCGGCTGGAGCTTCCCCTCCTTCCGGAGGCCCGGAGAAGGGGGTGTTTCGCGGAAGTGGAACTCTGCCCGACCGAAGCGCAGGCCATGGCCGAGGCGCGGCGCTGCGCCCGCTGCGATTTGGAATTCACGCAACCGCAATGACCGAAAGGACGGACGGGGCCCAGGGAACCGGTTGTACTGACAGGACGCATGGATTGAGGTGAACCGATGATCGAGATGCAAGTGGATGGCAGGACTATCGAAGCCAGCGAGGGGGAGACCATTCTCTCCGCCCTCAAACGGGAAGGGATCCAGGTCCCGACGCTCTGCCACATGGAGGGGCTGCCGCCCAGCGGCGCCTGCCGGATGTGTGTCGTGGAGATGGAAGGCGCGCCCGGGCTGATCCCCTCCTGCTCCTACCCCGTGGCCCCGGGAATGAAGCTCCAGACCCGTTCGCTCAAGGTGCTCGAGGCGCGCAAGACGATCGTGGAACTCCTGCTCGGCAACCACCCCGACGACTGCCTCTACTGCGCCCGGAGCGGAAAGTGCGACCTGCAGCAGCTGGCCCAGACCATGGGGGTCCGTCAGCGGTCGTTCCGGGGGAAGAAGAACACGATGGAGCGGGACGTTTCCGGGCCGATCGTCAGGGACCCGGAAAAATGCATCCTGTGCGGGCGCTGCGTGCGCGTCTGCGAGGAGGTGCAGGGGATCGGGGCGATCGAATTCGTGGGGCGGGGGTGCCGCTCCTATATCGGCACCGCGTTCGACCAGGGCCTCAACGTCTCCGCCTGCGTCAATTGCGGGCAGTGCATCATCGCCTGCCCGACGGGCGCCCTGTCGGAGCGCTCCAGCCTGGGCGAGGTCATCGCCGCCCTGGCCGACCCGGACAGGATGGTGGTCGTCCAGCACGCCCCCGCGGTCAGCGTGAGCCTGGCCGAGGAATTCGGGGTCGAACCGGGGCAGGACGTCGACGGCAAGATGGTGGCGGCGCTCCGCCGCGTGGGGTTCGACCGCGTGTTCGATACCTCCTTTGCGGCCGACCTGACCATCATGGAGGAAGCGTCGGAACTGGCCCGGCGGGTCGCGGACGGCGGCGTGCTGCCGATGTTCACCAGCTGTTCGCCGGGATGGATCAAGTTCGTGGAACAGTTCTATCCCGACCTGATCCCGAACCTGTCCACGTGCAAGAGCCCGCAGCAGATGATGGGGGCCATCATCAAGAGCTATTTCGCCGAACGCGAGAAGATCGACCCCGCCCGCATCGTGAGCGTCTCGATCATGCCCTGCACGGCCAAGAAATTCGAGTGCGGCCGGCCCGAAATGGCGCCCGGCTACGTCCCCGACGTCGATTACGTGCTGACCACGCGGGAGGCGGCGCAGCTGCTGCGCATGTTCGGGGTCGACCTGATGGCGATGAGAGCGCAGTCGGCCGACAC encodes:
- a CDS encoding 4Fe-4S binding protein; this encodes MIEMQVDGRTIEASEGETILSALKREGIQVPTLCHMEGLPPSGACRMCVVEMEGAPGLIPSCSYPVAPGMKLQTRSLKVLEARKTIVELLLGNHPDDCLYCARSGKCDLQQLAQTMGVRQRSFRGKKNTMERDVSGPIVRDPEKCILCGRCVRVCEEVQGIGAIEFVGRGCRSYIGTAFDQGLNVSACVNCGQCIIACPTGALSERSSLGEVIAALADPDRMVVVQHAPAVSVSLAEEFGVEPGQDVDGKMVAALRRVGFDRVFDTSFAADLTIMEEASELARRVADGGVLPMFTSCSPGWIKFVEQFYPDLIPNLSTCKSPQQMMGAIIKSYFAEREKIDPARIVSVSIMPCTAKKFECGRPEMAPGYVPDVDYVLTTREAAQLLRMFGVDLMAMRAQSADTPFGERSTAGKIFGASGGVMEAAVRTAHFLLTGKEPARLEVQPLRGMKGAKEIRAKIGGLEVGAAVVSGLGNARRLLEEIRAGRKDLHFVEFMTCPGGCINGGGQPIGSDPDAARARMQALYRIDQSESGRVSHKNTQVARLYEEFLGKPLGKKSHQLLHTQYNARDIL